Within the Beduinella massiliensis genome, the region CAGGACGCCGAAGATCACGTTGCCGTCCGCGTCCAGCGTGCAGTAGGGATAGTAGGAGCCATAGGAGACGCTCTGCCCGAAGCAGCCCATCATCGCGAACAGCGTATTGTTGGAGTCAAAGCCGTCCGCGTCGATCACGAAATTGCAGGCGTAGGGGATTTCGTCGTCTACGCCGTTGCCGTTCAGATCGCCGCCGTCGCGGAAGGCGATCAGCACGTCCTTCAGTTCGTCCAAGGTGGTGGGCATTTCAAGGCCCAGCTTGTCCAACCACGTCTTGTTGATCAGAATCGGGCCGTTTGTCAGCGTCAGGCCGTACATCTCCTCGATGTAGGGGAAGCCGTACATGTGGCCGTCCGGGTACGTCGCCAGCGCCTTGTACTCGGGGTGATCGTCCAGAATCTTCTGGATGTTGGGGGCGTACTGCGCGATGAGCTCCTCCGTGGGCAGGAAGATGTCCTGGCCCATGTACTGGCTGATGACGGAGGTGCTGACGCCCTTCCAGATCATGTCCGGCAGGTCGCCGCTGGCGAGCATCAGGTTGATCTTTTCCGTGAAGCCCGCCTCGGGGATGCCGACCCAATTAAGGTCGATGCCCGTATTCTTCCCCATGATGACCGCCTGGTCCAGCTCGTTCGCGTCCACCACGCGGTTTTCAGGCGTCGTATTGATGATCGTCATGGGCTCAAGGTTCGTGCCTTCCTCGACCACGGGCAGCGTGCCGTCCAAATGAACCGTATCCGGGTAATCCGTAGCCAGCGCCGCGGAGCTCAGGCTCAGCGCGAGGCAAAGGAACAGGGCAAATACCTTCTTCATTTCTCATTCTCCTTTTTTCATTTGATAAACGCATTCCGCCTCGGAAAGACGCCCCGCGCACGGCCGGCCGCGCCGTAACGCCGGACGCTCGCCCCGGCGAACCTGCATTGTATCCCGTCGCTCAGCCCTTGACGGCGCCGATCATCACGCCTTTGGCAAAGTACTTTTGCAGGAAGGGATAGATCACCATCAACGGCGCGGCGGAGACGACGATGACGCAGAACTTGAGCTGATCCGCCATGTTCTTGCGCTCTGCCAGCGCCTTCGCGTCGCCGGTGACCATCTCGCTGGTCTGCCCGATGAGCAGGAGGTTTCGCAGCACGATTTGCAGCGGCATCTTCTTCTCATCCATCAGGTAGATCAGCGCGTCGAAGTACGAATTCCACTTGGCGGAGGCGTAGAAGAGCGCCAGCACCGCGGCGATGGTGCCGGAGAGGGGCAGCGCCACGCGGAAGAAGAAGCCGAAGTCGCTGCATCCGTCGATGTTCGCGGCCTCCAGCAATTCCTTGGGCAGCGTGCTTTCAAAGAACGTCCGGCAGACGATCAGGTTGTACACGGAAACCGCGCCCGGCAGCACCATGACCCACAGCGAATCGTAGATCTTGAGGTTTCGCATCAGCAGATACGAGGGAATCATGCCGCCGCTGAAAAACATGGTGAAGGAAAAGAGCAGCATGATCTTTCGCCGTCCGCCCATGTCGGCGCGGGAAAGGGCGTAGCCGCCGGAGAGCGTCGTCACCAGAGAGAAGGCGGTTCCCAGGCCCGTGTAGATGAACGAATTGAGGTAGCCGCGCCAGAGCGGCGGATAGGTGAACGTCTTCTTGTAGCCGCCCGCGAAGAATTCAACCGGGTACAGCAGGAAGTCTCCGCGGTTTACCACGCGGGGCGTCGTGAACGACGCGATGACGACAAAGTACAGCGGATAGAAGATCACGACCGCGACGGCCGCCATGAGCGCCACGTTGAACACATCGAAGATCTTGTCCCCGCGCGTGCTGCGCTGCAGCGAGCTTTTCCGACCTTGCATAAAACTCAAACCTCCGCTCTTAGAACAGGCTGACGTCGGACATCTTGCGCGCAAACGTGTTGACCGCGAGCAGCAAGACGAGATTGACGACCGAATTGAACAGGCCCACCGCTGCCGAGAAGGAGTACTGCGCGCTTTGCAGGCCTACCTTGTACACGTAGGTGGAGATGATCTCGCTCACCTCGGTGTTGAGCCCGCCCTGCATCAGGTAGGCCTTTTCGTAGCCGACCGAAAACAGGTTGCCGACCGAAAGGATGAACATGATCGTCACCGTCGGGAGGATACAGGGGATGTCGATGTGGATCAGCCGCCTGACCTTGCTGGCGCCGTCCACGATCGCCGCCTCGTGCAGCTCCGGACTCACCCCGGCGAGGGCGGCGATGTAGACGATGGCGTTGAATCCCATGTCCTGCCATATGCCCGACGCGACGTACATCGTCCGGAAATACTCGGAGCGCGTCATGAACAGGACTTCCTTCGCGCCCGTGGACGTAATCAGCTTGTTGACCCACCCGTTGGAGGGAGCGAACATGATGTTCATCATCGACACGACGACAACGACCGAAATGAAGTGGGGCGCAAACGACAGCGTCTGAATGAACTTTTTGTACCGCGCGCTGCGCAGCATGTTCAGCATCAGCGCGAAAAGAATGGGGATCGGAAAGCCGAAGAGCAGCGAATAGAGGCTGAGCAGCAGCGTATTGCGGATGCTCTTCACCGCCACGCTCGTGCTGAAAAACTGTTCAAAGTACTTGAATCCCGCCCAGGGGCTCCCCGTGATGCCGAGCTTCACCTTGTAATCCTTAAAGGCGATGGTCACGCCGTACATCGGCGCGTAGCAAAAGACGATCAGCCATACAAAGGCCGGGAGCAATAGAATGTACAGTTGCCAGTTGTGCGCCATAAAGCGCCTAAGCCGCTCCATGCGGGTCCGGGACCCGAGGGCCTGTTTCGTCTGAATCACCACAGCGCAGCCTCCATTCAAAGCATTCTTCACAAATTTTATAACACGTTTTGCAGCAACCTGTAAATCGCACAATCTGCGAAAACGATGCACAAATCCACTCACTTTTCAAAGAGATACGGCAGCCTGATCGCGATGCGTGCGCCGCTTTGCGCGGGCAGAACCGACACGCCATACTTCTCCCCGAAAAGAAGCTGAATGCGCTTGTGTACGTTGGCACAGCCGATGTGTCCGCCGCCTCCGCCCGAAAGCAGCAGTTCCTTTCGCTCCTCCGGGATGCCCGTGCCGTTGTCGCTGACCACGATCAGCACGTCCCCGTCCTGCAGCGTCCCTTCGATGTGAATCAGGCATCCGAAAGCGGCCTCCCTGAAGCCGTGAAGGATGGAATTTTCCACGAAGGGCTGAAGGAGCATCTTCGGCACGATGGCGTCATACAGCGGCTCGTCGATGTCGTAGTACACGGCGAACCTGTTCTCGTTTTCGCTCTGGACGGACGCAAGGTAGAGGCCCAGCTGTTCGATGTCCTTGTACAGGTAGACCAGATGCGCCTTCGTATCCACCGAATAGCGCAGCGCGCCCGAGAGCGCGATCACCTGCTCCGCGATCTCGCCCTGTCCCGCGCTCAAAAGGCGAATATGCAGCTTGTTCAGCGAGTTGTAGAGGAAGTGCGGGTTGATCTGCATTTCCAGCATCAGGATGTTGGCGTCCTTCTCTCGCCGCTCCAGCTCGACGTTGTTCTCCGCCAGCCGCTCGATTCGCTCGTTCATGCTCTCGATTACCGTCATGATGCGGTCTGTCTCGCGCGGGCTGTCGAGGCCGAGCGCGCTTTCCGGAGCGTTGGCGATGTGGGCCGCCCTCTGCGCCAGCTCCCGCACCGGGCGCAGGGTCTTGCGGATGAAGAAGGCGCTTAATATCAGCGTCGCGGCGCACACGAGCGCGAGCAGACGGATGTACAGCGCGAACGTCTCGCGCGCGGAGTGCGTGATGTCCCCCTCGGGCACGGCGCAGATATAGAACCAGTCGCTGACGTTCGCCGGAAGCATGCCCACCAGCGCCTCTTCCCCGTCGATCGCGTACATGCCGCAGCGGTAGCCCTCCCCTTCCAAAAGCGCATTTATCACGGAGGGCGCCTGCAGGTAGCTGCCGTTCTTTGCGATGTCCTCTCCGCTCACGATTCGCCCTTCGCTCGTGACGATCATGTACGTGCTGCCCGGCGTCAGGCCGTCGGGCGAGAAGGTGTTGTACAGAAGCCCAGGCGAAATGCTGACCACCAGATAAGGGGGTGGGATTTCCCGGGGGAGCTTTTGAATCGCCTCGCCCTCGACCGTCGAGATGTTCATCCGCTTGATCAGGCGAAAGACCTTGGTGTCGATTCGCGCATCCGTCCCCTTCGCGTAGCGCTTCATGCGCTCCGTAAGGTGCGCGCGCGCGTCCGTCGTCGGCTCCCAGACGTAATAAGGCCGCCGTTCCAGCGCGCCGGTCAGGCCCGTCCCCTGAACGTCCGCGCAGGTATACGCAAAGACGTTTTGATCGGAATATTCAAAGTCTTCCGAGAAGATGTTGATGTCGTAGATGTACGCGTCGTAGTCGCTGACGGCCGATCCGAAATAGTTGAACACGATCTTGCGCATGCCGTCCTCCCAGTTCATGCGTCCCCGCACGCCCGGTGCGTGCAGCGCCTGCAGGAGATCGCGCATTTTGGTGTCTACGCACATGAGCTGCGCGCTGTCCACGATGTCGTCCAGGATGGCGTTGAGCATGCGCGCGTTAGAGATCAGCGCCTCGCGCATGCCGTCCTCCGTCCGCCTGCGCACCTGCCTGGCCGTATCCACGGAAAAGTAAACGGTTACCACGGCCGATTCAAAGAGGATGAGCAGGACGATGCCGACGAGCATCTTCCTGCTGATGGACATCTTCATTTCTCATCTCTCCTCGCGGCGTACAGCATGCGGTAGCGGTTGGGGGACATCTGCGTGTGCTGGTTGAAGACGCGGATGAAGTAATTCACGTTCGCGAACCCGGTTTGCTCGGCGACCTCGTAGACCCTGAGGTCGCTGGCCGCCAGCAGCTCCTGCGCCTTGCTGATGCGCAGCCTGTTCAGATACCGCACAAAGGATTCCCCCTGCGCCTGCTTAAAGAGGTTCCCGAAGTACCCGGCGGAGAAGTGCAGCTTCCGCGCCATGGCCTCCTGGGTCAACTGCGGATCGCTGAAGTGCTCGCTCAAATAAGCCAGGCAGCGCTCGATAGGGGCGCTCGCGGCGTGTGCAGACAGCTCGCGCACCGCCTGCGCGAGCTCCACGGCGAGCGCGCAGTACGCGGAAAAGAACGCGTCGATATCCCGGCTCCGCTGCGAGGCGGCAGCGGCCCGCTCCGCCAGTTCCATGTGCTGCGCGTCCTGAAGCTTCGCAGCGTCCGCCATGTTGACCCATTCGGCGTGCAGCGTATACAGGAGGCGCTGTACCGGCATGTACGGCGGGGTCTGCGCCTCGCGCCTCACCGCTTCGACGGCGCAGGCCGCCGCTGCCGGGTCGCCCCGGAAGACGGAGCTCCTCATTTCCTCCAGCAGCCCCCTGTTCACCCGCTTCCCTGCGTCCGTTTGAAGTCCTCCGTCCGCGATAACGCAAGGGGGCGGAAGGTAAAACGAGTACTCCAACAGCGCCTTGCAGTGCGCGAGCGACGCTCGAATACTGCGCAGCAGGTCGGCTTCGGGCGCGCCCGCCGCGCAGCAGATTCGCGCGCCGAAACGAGCGCGCGCTTCTTCCAGACGACACGCCAGCGCCTCCTGTTCCACGGGCGCTTCACGCGAAAACACGGCCAGCGGATACATTCCCTCGCTCTCCAGCAGCAGCGCACGCCCTTCGGGCGGCAACAGCGCCTCGATCTCCCTGAGCAGCCACGCCATGATTTTGCGCTGCGTCTCCTGCGAAAGCGCCTCCCCCTCAGGCGTAATACGGAACAGGTAAAGCCTCCCGGGCAGCTTCGCGTCCGAGGGCAAATTGAGGCGGCCGGCGAGCACCTGCGCGCACATCGCCGGGTTCGTCATCAGGCCAGAAAAGTCTAGCGGCAAAAAGATCGCATTTCCCTGGCCGCCCGGTTCCATTCCTTCCTGCACCCTTTCTACGACCTGGCGAATCGCCTGCTCCGTGTACGGCTTGGTGATGTAGTCGATTGCGCCCAGCCGGATCGCCTTTTGCGCGTAGGAAAACTGGTCGTACGCGCTCAGGATCGCGACGGCGACCGAGGGCGCGCGGCGGCGGATTTCTCCCAGCAGCGTCAGGCCGTCCATACCCGGCATGCGGATGTCCAGGAAGATCAGATCGACGGGATGGTCCGCAAGCAGCCTCATCGCTTCGTCCCCGCAGGCCGCCAGCCACGTCTGCGCGGTCGGAGCCAGCCTTAGCAGCATCGCGCCCAGCCCTTCGCGGCTTTCCCGCTCGTCCTCTACGATCATGATGTGCATCTTGGGTGTTCATCTCCTTCGCCGCCGCGCGGCCGGCTTCTGCTGGTGGCATAAAAATGAGACATTTAATGTCACATGAAAAAAACAAACAATGGACGCTTTCGTGCACACAAATGTGCACCGAAAGCATCCATTGATCTATGGCTCGAATATTCTACCTTTATCTTCATTTTCCGGCGCGGCGTCATTCCACCCCCTATATTACGCAAAATTGCCAATGACATCAACCCAAATATCCAAAATTCAATCGATATTTTCAACAATTCGTCAAAAAATACTATTTGCGCTTCACCGCCGATCTGCTATGATGGAGGCAAATACGATGGGCTCCGTCACCCGAATATGAACCGATCGAAGGAGGCGCCGATCATGGCGACGCAAGCATTCTATAAGCCCAGCGACGGCTGGTCCGGGGATTACATCCCCTTTTACTGGAACGGAAAGTTCCGCCTCTTCTACCTGCTGGACAGACACGCTCCGCGCGGCCATCTGGACGGCATCTCCTGGAACCTGGTGGAAACAGAGGACTTCGTCCATTTCGATCCCAAGGGCGTCATGCTCCCCTACGGCACGGAGGACGAACAGGACCGCTGCGTTTACACGGGAAGCGTGCTGCGCGCGCAGGGAAGGTTCCATATCTTCTACACCGGCCATAACCCCTTCCTGCGCCAAAGGGGACTGCCCGAACAGAAGGTCATGCAC harbors:
- a CDS encoding carbohydrate ABC transporter permease — encoded protein: MQGRKSSLQRSTRGDKIFDVFNVALMAAVAVVIFYPLYFVVIASFTTPRVVNRGDFLLYPVEFFAGGYKKTFTYPPLWRGYLNSFIYTGLGTAFSLVTTLSGGYALSRADMGGRRKIMLLFSFTMFFSGGMIPSYLLMRNLKIYDSLWVMVLPGAVSVYNLIVCRTFFESTLPKELLEAANIDGCSDFGFFFRVALPLSGTIAAVLALFYASAKWNSYFDALIYLMDEKKMPLQIVLRNLLLIGQTSEMVTGDAKALAERKNMADQLKFCVIVVSAAPLMVIYPFLQKYFAKGVMIGAVKG
- a CDS encoding ABC transporter permease; the protein is MIQTKQALGSRTRMERLRRFMAHNWQLYILLLPAFVWLIVFCYAPMYGVTIAFKDYKVKLGITGSPWAGFKYFEQFFSTSVAVKSIRNTLLLSLYSLLFGFPIPILFALMLNMLRSARYKKFIQTLSFAPHFISVVVVVSMMNIMFAPSNGWVNKLITSTGAKEVLFMTRSEYFRTMYVASGIWQDMGFNAIVYIAALAGVSPELHEAAIVDGASKVRRLIHIDIPCILPTVTIMFILSVGNLFSVGYEKAYLMQGGLNTEVSEIISTYVYKVGLQSAQYSFSAAVGLFNSVVNLVLLLAVNTFARKMSDVSLF
- a CDS encoding histidine kinase; this encodes MKMSISRKMLVGIVLLILFESAVVTVYFSVDTARQVRRRTEDGMREALISNARMLNAILDDIVDSAQLMCVDTKMRDLLQALHAPGVRGRMNWEDGMRKIVFNYFGSAVSDYDAYIYDINIFSEDFEYSDQNVFAYTCADVQGTGLTGALERRPYYVWEPTTDARAHLTERMKRYAKGTDARIDTKVFRLIKRMNISTVEGEAIQKLPREIPPPYLVVSISPGLLYNTFSPDGLTPGSTYMIVTSEGRIVSGEDIAKNGSYLQAPSVINALLEGEGYRCGMYAIDGEEALVGMLPANVSDWFYICAVPEGDITHSARETFALYIRLLALVCAATLILSAFFIRKTLRPVRELAQRAAHIANAPESALGLDSPRETDRIMTVIESMNERIERLAENNVELERREKDANILMLEMQINPHFLYNSLNKLHIRLLSAGQGEIAEQVIALSGALRYSVDTKAHLVYLYKDIEQLGLYLASVQSENENRFAVYYDIDEPLYDAIVPKMLLQPFVENSILHGFREAAFGCLIHIEGTLQDGDVLIVVSDNGTGIPEERKELLLSGGGGGHIGCANVHKRIQLLFGEKYGVSVLPAQSGARIAIRLPYLFEK
- a CDS encoding response regulator; this encodes MHIMIVEDERESREGLGAMLLRLAPTAQTWLAACGDEAMRLLADHPVDLIFLDIRMPGMDGLTLLGEIRRRAPSVAVAILSAYDQFSYAQKAIRLGAIDYITKPYTEQAIRQVVERVQEGMEPGGQGNAIFLPLDFSGLMTNPAMCAQVLAGRLNLPSDAKLPGRLYLFRITPEGEALSQETQRKIMAWLLREIEALLPPEGRALLLESEGMYPLAVFSREAPVEQEALACRLEEARARFGARICCAAGAPEADLLRSIRASLAHCKALLEYSFYLPPPCVIADGGLQTDAGKRVNRGLLEEMRSSVFRGDPAAAACAVEAVRREAQTPPYMPVQRLLYTLHAEWVNMADAAKLQDAQHMELAERAAAASQRSRDIDAFFSAYCALAVELAQAVRELSAHAASAPIERCLAYLSEHFSDPQLTQEAMARKLHFSAGYFGNLFKQAQGESFVRYLNRLRISKAQELLAASDLRVYEVAEQTGFANVNYFIRVFNQHTQMSPNRYRMLYAARRDEK